The following are encoded together in the Hemicordylus capensis ecotype Gifberg chromosome 4, rHemCap1.1.pri, whole genome shotgun sequence genome:
- the EXTL2 gene encoding exostosin-like 2 isoform X1 yields the protein MRFYQTCKLPGRIMGIRLLHFSSVVILLLLLVAGALTALLPNIKEDKMLSLRRERKSQGQFSLDSFTLIMQTYNRTDLLLKLLNHYQAIPHLHKVIVVWNNVGEKAPEETWNSLGPHPVPVVFKVQTVNRMRNRLQVFPELETKAVLMMDDDTLVSAYDLVFAFSIWQQFPDQIVGFVPRKHIPSSSDIYSYGSFELQSPGIGNGDQYSMVLIGAAFFNSEYLEFFQKQPEAVHAMIDETQNCDDIAMNFLVAKHTGKPSGLFVKPVDIRNLEKESSSGYSGMWHRAEHLLQRSYCLNKLVNIYGTMPLKYSNMMISQFGFPNYANHKNKM from the exons ATGAG gtttTACCAGACCTGCAAGCTACCTGGAAGAATTATGGGGATCCGGCTACTTCACTTCTCTTCTGTAGTGATTCTTTTGTTACTCCTGGTGGCAGGTGCATTAACTGCTTTGCTGCCTAATATCAAGGAAGACAAAATGCTCAGTTTGAGAAGggaaagaaaatcccaaggcCAGTTTTCTTTGGATTCGTTTACTCTCATTATGCAAACATACAATAGGACTGATTTGCTCTTGAAGCTTTTAAATCATTATCAAGCCATCCCCCATTTGCACAAAGTGATTGTCGTATGGAATAACGTTGGGGAGAAGGCACCAGAAGAAACATGGAATTCCCTGGGACCTCACCCTGTCCCAGTTGTTTTCAAAGTGCAAACTGTGAATCGCATGAGGAACAGACTTCAGGTTTTCCCTGAGCTGGAAACAAAag CTGTTTTAATGATGGATGATGATACCCTAGTTAGTGCCTATGACCTAGTTTTCGCTTTCTCCATTTGGCAG CAATTTCCAGATCAAATAGTAGGATTTGTTCCTCGAAAGCACATTCCCAGCTCTTCGGATATATATAGCTATGGAAGCTTTGAACTGCAGAGCCCTGGTATTGGAAATGGCGACCAATACTCGATGGTTCTAATAGGAGCAGCCTTCTTCAACAGTGAATACCTAGAATTCTTTCAAAAACAACCTGAAGCTGTGCACGCGATGATAGATGAGACTCAAAATTGTGATGATATTGCCATGAATTTCTTAGTGGCCAAACATACTGGAAAGCCTTCGGGCCTGTTTGTGAAGCCAGTAGACATCAGGAATTTAGAAAAAGAAAGTAGTAGTGGCTATTCTGGAATGTGGCATCGGGCAGAACACTTGCTCCAGAGATCTTACTGCCTTAATAAATTGGTTAATATCTATGGCACCATGCCCTTAAAATACTCTAACATGATGATTTCTCAGTTTGGTTTCCCGAACTATGCTAATCATAAGAATAAAATGTAA
- the EXTL2 gene encoding exostosin-like 2 isoform X2, translating into MRFYQTCKLPGRIMGIRLLHFSSVVILLLLLVAGALTALLPNIKEDKMLSLRRERKSQGQFSLDSFTLIMQTYNRTDLLLKLLNHYQAIPHLHKVIVVWNNVGEKAPEETWNSLGPHPVPVVFKVQTVNRMRNRLQVFPELETKAISRSNSRICSSKAHSQLFGYI; encoded by the exons ATGAG gtttTACCAGACCTGCAAGCTACCTGGAAGAATTATGGGGATCCGGCTACTTCACTTCTCTTCTGTAGTGATTCTTTTGTTACTCCTGGTGGCAGGTGCATTAACTGCTTTGCTGCCTAATATCAAGGAAGACAAAATGCTCAGTTTGAGAAGggaaagaaaatcccaaggcCAGTTTTCTTTGGATTCGTTTACTCTCATTATGCAAACATACAATAGGACTGATTTGCTCTTGAAGCTTTTAAATCATTATCAAGCCATCCCCCATTTGCACAAAGTGATTGTCGTATGGAATAACGTTGGGGAGAAGGCACCAGAAGAAACATGGAATTCCCTGGGACCTCACCCTGTCCCAGTTGTTTTCAAAGTGCAAACTGTGAATCGCATGAGGAACAGACTTCAGGTTTTCCCTGAGCTGGAAACAAAag CAATTTCCAGATCAAATAGTAGGATTTGTTCCTCGAAAGCACATTCCCAGCTCTTCGGATATATATAG